One stretch of Natronobacterium gregoryi SP2 DNA includes these proteins:
- a CDS encoding methyl-accepting chemotaxis protein: MSRPDLSLRKYIRRGVELLPTDRLPETPDAVSLEYVRGSYLRKFAAVMLVVLLVTTAAAAFFYVDITGEITANAQNEISMDAEAEANDLGDWIESQEQMAALLSTNEVLHDGSEIEIEQTLRDERDEMEDAVHAIHHVDLTTDRIVHTTDQSVVGDDISEIGLELHTRTSNSDAGHGFEYTGVSSEDDIREFEYTGSLDVDRTYTDTFEHGGDQLIGFLSPVERGDEQSAVMVVFSATELSDQFEGSVEDSYTQVVDTADGDVMIAGDDATVLSPYRDEGRDSEVVHATRVAEGDAGDAIEYDETDEVVGYASVPETDWVLLTHTPQDSAYALATDVATSLIVLVCIALAGFLTIGATVGRSTANAMDDLADDARSLSAGNTRVEIENDNRIDEVGQVRNSFADIRNYLETAADQADAIAGQEFDAAVLEEDVPGRLGDSLETMHQDLEQSIEELEQSKAEAEAAQEEAAEARQEAEDLADHLERKAAEFADGMADAAEGDFTRRLDADVDNEALVEIATAFNAMLEDLERTIVDVQALAEDVDDISADVTHRVKEIERASDEVSHSTEEIATATADQSDRFQAVYGEMNDLSATIEEIASTADNVATVSEEAANRADVAGNAASAIRTQMNALERQADEITDQIRQLDDEMGEISEIVDLIDDIAGQTNLLALNASIEAAAAGEDGDGFAVVADEVKSLAEETGEATQRVDDLITDVQASVDDTVDEIEQMRDRVDDGTEVIGEGITAIDEITDQVETANESIQSINDATDDQARASERVVDMVDEATTISEETKDETETVAAAVEEQTATISEVASGANSLTERADDLRHSLAAFQVDVDVDADAVGDSSEGEQDPGVDAGIGEKNADDGCTDETGHDDGRSDESGDSDEIEIEYDETDIVRRHDETDDE, translated from the coding sequence ATGTCGAGACCCGACCTATCCCTTCGCAAATATATCCGTCGGGGAGTCGAATTGTTGCCGACGGATCGCCTCCCCGAGACGCCCGACGCGGTCTCGCTCGAGTACGTCCGTGGGAGCTATCTGCGGAAGTTCGCTGCCGTCATGCTCGTCGTTCTCCTGGTCACCACGGCAGCAGCGGCGTTTTTCTACGTCGACATCACCGGCGAGATAACGGCAAACGCCCAGAACGAGATATCGATGGACGCCGAGGCCGAGGCGAACGACCTGGGTGACTGGATCGAAAGCCAAGAGCAGATGGCTGCCTTGCTCTCGACGAACGAAGTTTTGCACGATGGATCGGAGATAGAAATCGAACAGACACTACGGGACGAACGGGACGAGATGGAAGACGCCGTCCACGCGATCCACCACGTCGACCTCACGACCGACAGAATCGTTCACACCACCGACCAGTCCGTCGTGGGTGACGACATCTCGGAGATCGGTCTCGAGCTCCACACCCGAACCTCGAACAGCGATGCTGGCCACGGGTTCGAATACACGGGAGTCTCGAGCGAGGACGACATCCGCGAGTTCGAATATACAGGATCGTTAGACGTCGACAGAACGTACACGGACACCTTCGAGCACGGCGGCGATCAACTGATCGGCTTTCTGAGCCCGGTCGAGAGGGGCGACGAGCAGAGCGCGGTGATGGTCGTCTTCTCGGCGACCGAACTGTCCGATCAGTTCGAAGGATCGGTCGAAGACAGTTACACGCAAGTCGTCGACACTGCCGACGGCGACGTGATGATCGCTGGCGACGACGCGACGGTCCTGTCTCCGTACCGCGACGAGGGACGCGACAGCGAAGTCGTCCACGCCACACGAGTCGCGGAAGGCGACGCTGGCGATGCGATCGAGTACGACGAGACCGACGAGGTCGTCGGCTACGCGTCCGTCCCCGAGACGGACTGGGTGCTGCTCACCCACACGCCACAGGACAGCGCGTACGCGCTTGCAACCGACGTTGCAACGTCGTTGATCGTCCTAGTCTGTATCGCTCTTGCCGGATTCCTCACTATCGGCGCGACGGTCGGTCGCTCGACTGCAAACGCCATGGACGACCTCGCTGACGACGCCCGCTCTCTCTCCGCTGGCAATACTCGCGTCGAGATAGAGAACGATAACCGCATCGACGAAGTCGGACAGGTCAGAAACTCGTTTGCCGACATCCGGAACTACCTCGAGACGGCAGCAGATCAGGCCGACGCGATCGCCGGCCAGGAGTTCGACGCTGCCGTCCTCGAAGAAGACGTTCCCGGCCGCCTCGGCGACTCACTCGAGACGATGCACCAGGATCTAGAGCAGTCGATCGAGGAGTTAGAGCAGTCCAAGGCGGAAGCCGAGGCTGCCCAGGAGGAGGCTGCCGAGGCGCGCCAGGAGGCCGAAGACCTCGCCGACCATCTCGAGCGGAAGGCAGCCGAGTTCGCTGACGGTATGGCCGACGCTGCCGAGGGTGATTTCACCCGGCGGCTCGACGCGGACGTCGACAACGAGGCGCTCGTCGAGATCGCCACCGCCTTCAACGCGATGCTCGAGGACTTAGAGCGGACGATCGTCGACGTTCAGGCACTCGCGGAAGACGTCGACGACATCAGTGCGGACGTGACCCACCGAGTCAAGGAGATCGAGCGGGCAAGCGACGAAGTCAGCCACTCTACCGAGGAGATCGCCACCGCGACGGCCGACCAAAGCGACCGCTTCCAGGCGGTCTACGGCGAGATGAACGATCTCTCCGCGACGATCGAAGAGATCGCTTCGACCGCCGACAACGTCGCCACCGTCTCCGAAGAGGCCGCAAACCGTGCCGACGTCGCAGGCAACGCAGCCAGTGCGATCCGGACACAGATGAACGCCCTCGAGCGCCAGGCCGACGAGATCACGGATCAAATTCGGCAACTCGACGACGAGATGGGAGAGATTAGCGAGATCGTCGATCTCATCGACGACATCGCCGGCCAGACGAACCTGCTGGCGTTGAACGCTTCGATCGAGGCGGCTGCTGCGGGTGAGGACGGCGACGGCTTCGCGGTCGTCGCCGACGAGGTCAAGTCGCTTGCCGAAGAGACCGGCGAAGCGACTCAGCGGGTCGACGATCTGATCACCGACGTCCAGGCGTCGGTCGACGACACCGTCGACGAGATCGAACAGATGCGCGACCGCGTCGACGACGGCACCGAGGTGATCGGCGAGGGTATCACCGCTATCGACGAGATCACAGACCAGGTCGAGACGGCAAACGAGAGTATCCAGTCGATCAACGACGCCACCGACGACCAGGCCCGTGCGAGCGAACGCGTCGTCGACATGGTCGACGAAGCGACCACCATCAGCGAAGAGACCAAAGACGAAACCGAAACCGTCGCCGCCGCCGTCGAAGAACAGACCGCGACGATATCGGAAGTCGCCTCGGGAGCGAACTCGTTGACCGAACGAGCGGACGACCTCCGGCACTCGCTTGCGGCCTTCCAAGTCGACGTGGACGTCGACGCCGACGCAGTCGGCGACAGCAGCGAAGGCGAGCAAGACCCCGGCGTCGATGCCGGAATCGGCGAGAAAAACGCCGACGACGGCTGCACAGACGAAACCGGGCACGACGACGGTAGAAGCGACGAGAGTGGCGACAGCGACGAAATCGAAATCGAGTACGACGAAACAGATATCGTACGCAGACACGACGAGACCGACGACGAGTAG
- a CDS encoding phosphoribosylaminoimidazolesuccinocarboxamide synthase, producing the protein MTSVKEFRVEEAATDDELGRGAFVFTDDYSVFDWGKMPDTIPDKGASLCAMGAFNFELLESDGIPTHYRGVVPDGDDDPIALEDVSEPPREMAIDLTQVPDLPNDGREYDYDSYHGDAGENYLIPLEVVFRNQVPIGSSLRRRTDPADHGLGLDSWPAEAVDLEAPIVEFSTKYEESDRYLDRKEADTIAGIADIADLESIAREVNRLVTDRAQEAGLDHQDGKIECCYYDGEIRVADVVGTFDENRFSYEGTQLSKEVLRQYHKRTQPDWVRAVEAAKAEAKQDGVADWKSLCEERPASLEDDVLETARDMYCAGTNAYVGRELFDAPPLSSAIGAVRRL; encoded by the coding sequence GTGACGAGCGTCAAAGAGTTCCGCGTCGAGGAGGCGGCGACCGACGACGAACTCGGCCGTGGTGCGTTCGTCTTCACCGACGACTACTCAGTTTTCGACTGGGGAAAGATGCCCGACACGATCCCCGACAAAGGAGCGAGTCTCTGTGCGATGGGCGCGTTCAACTTCGAACTCCTCGAATCCGACGGCATCCCGACCCACTACCGCGGCGTCGTTCCCGACGGCGACGACGACCCGATCGCCCTCGAGGACGTCTCGGAACCGCCCCGCGAGATGGCGATCGATCTGACGCAGGTCCCCGACCTCCCCAACGACGGCCGGGAGTACGACTACGACAGTTATCACGGTGACGCAGGGGAGAACTACCTCATCCCACTCGAGGTCGTCTTCCGGAACCAGGTCCCGATCGGTTCGAGCTTGCGTCGTCGCACCGATCCCGCCGACCACGGCCTCGGTCTCGATAGCTGGCCCGCCGAAGCCGTCGACCTCGAGGCCCCGATCGTCGAGTTCTCCACGAAGTACGAAGAGAGCGACCGCTACCTCGATCGCAAAGAGGCGGATACGATCGCTGGTATCGCCGATATCGCCGACCTCGAGTCGATCGCCCGTGAGGTCAATCGGCTCGTCACCGACCGGGCCCAGGAGGCAGGACTAGACCATCAGGACGGCAAGATCGAGTGTTGCTACTACGACGGCGAGATCCGCGTCGCCGACGTCGTCGGCACGTTCGACGAGAACCGTTTCAGCTACGAAGGAACACAGCTCTCGAAGGAGGTCCTCCGACAGTACCACAAGCGCACCCAGCCCGACTGGGTTCGGGCCGTCGAGGCTGCGAAGGCCGAAGCCAAACAGGACGGTGTCGCCGACTGGAAGTCCCTCTGTGAGGAACGGCCGGCGTCGCTCGAGGACGACGTTCTCGAGACCGCACGGGATATGTACTGTGCCGGGACCAACGCTTACGTCGGCCGAGAACTGTTCGACGCGCCGCCGCTCTCGAGTGCGATCGGTGCGGTTCGACGGCTGTAG